Part of the Propioniciclava sp. MC1595 genome is shown below.
ACGGACTGACCCAGGCCGAAGACGCCCTGGAAGAACATCAGGCTCAAGTTGGCCAGCGTGATCCCCAGGCCGGTGAAGAACGACTGGGCGAGGAAGCCCTTGCCGAGTTGGGCCGGGGGGAGCCGGTCGGCGATGAACGCGCGGTAGGGCTCCATCGCGGTGTTGTTGGAGGCGTCCAGGAGCCACAGCAGGAGAACCGCCATCCAGACCGCCCACACGAACGGGAACAGCGCCAGGCAGATCGCGCAGCCGATGGCACCGATGAGGAAGAAGGGGCGTCGGCGCCCGCGGAAGAAGCCCTTCTCCACCCATGTTCGGTCTGAGAGGGCCCCGATGATGGGTTGGATGAGCAGGCCCGTGACCGGACCGGCCAGGTTGAGCAGCGGCAATTGGTCGTGTGACGCGCCCAGGAACGTGTAGATCGGATTGATGGCCGTCTGCTGCATGCCGAAGCTGTACTGGATGCCGAAGAACCCGAGGTTCATCAGGAGGATCTGCGGCATGGTCATGATGGGCTTCGTGCGGACGACCGCCGACGTCGTGGGGGCTCCTGCGGTATTCATGCCTGTCCTCCATCCAGATAGGTGCCCAAGCGGGCCAATTCCTTCTCCCAGCCGGCGGCGTGATACTGCGCCACGGCCGGGTCGTACGGCCCCTGGACGATGCGCACGAGCGTGCTGTCGCCGCCCATGGCGGTGAACTCGACGCGCAGTTCGAGGGACTCGTTCGGGTCGATGCCGGAGTCGCCCGTGATGCGCTGACGCGCGACGAACACGTCCGGGTCGAAGTACTCGGTGAAGACGGCGTCCGTGGTCACGCGGACGCTCGGGTCGTCGTCGCGCACCTTCACGTGATGGTGCTTGCCGCCGGTCCGCAGGTCCGACGTGACGCTCTCCCGTTCGACGTGCCACCCAGGGCTGCCCCGCCACTGGGACATCTCCTCGGGTGCGGTCCAGGCGCGAAACACGCGGGGCCGCGGGTGGGCGAACTCCTGCTCGACCACGACGATGACATTTGCTGACATGCGTCCTCCAAGTGGGGGTTGACTCGGCGCTCGGGGGCCACCCGAGGCGGTTGCGCAACCCGCGTTGGCTGCCAGCACCGGGGTATCCCGTTCCGCATCATGGCACCCCATCCGGAGCCTGTGCAACGGTCAGGAACGACAATTCTCACCAGGGCGTCGAGAGTCGCTCATCACCTGGGCTCGGCATTCATGGAGGCCGGCAGCTACCGTGAGAACATCGCCAACCGGACGGCGACCCGCCGGGTGGTCGTCACCATGACGCGCCTCTTGGGTGGAGCCACCCTGGTGGGTGGGGTCACGCTGGCTCGCGTCAGCGGCTTATCCGGCGGCGCTCATCATCGGCAGCGTCCTCGTGGTCGCCTCCCTCGTCCTCATTCGGGACGCCGTCGTGCTAGGCCGCGATCTGCGCCGTGAGCCGCTGGACTTCGCGTTCGAGCCCGCCCCCAGCCGCGGGCTCCTCTCCCCCGGCACCGTGTTCGGCTTGGCTGGCGGCGTCGGGACGCGCCCCGCAAACGCTCCTCGAAAATGAATCTGCGCCCCCTCCAGCAGGTGCGAATCACGTTTCGAGGTGCATCTGGCTCGCCTCGGCCACGGCGTCCAGCCGCCTCTGGTCGTACTGGCCGTTCACGATCGTCACCGTGCAGCCGAGTCCGGACAGCTGATCCACCGACGCCGACTCCAGTTCGGACGCCATCAGGTCATCACGCCGGCGTGACCACCAGCAGCAGGTCGCCACCTTCCACCGTCTGGGAGTGCTGCAGCGCCACCCGCTGCACCGTGCCCGCGACGGGCGAGGTGATGGACGCCTCCATCTTCATCGCCTCGATCGTCGCGACCTGGTCGCCCACCTCGATCGCATCACCCGGGGCAACGGTCAGCGTGACCACGCCCGAGAACGGCGCCGGCACCTCGCCCGGCACCGACGGGTTCGCCCGCTCGGCCGCCACGACGTTGCTCTCCACCGCCTCGTCGCGCACCATGACCTGGCGCATCTGGCCGTTGATCGTGGCCAGCACCGGGCGCAGCCCGCGCTCGTCGGGCTCGCCGATGGCCTGCAGGCTCATCAGCAGCGTCTTGCCCCGCTCGATCGGCACGTCGTGCTCGCGCCCCGGCTCGAGCCCGTGCAGGAACTGGCGGGTGGTCAGCACCGACAGGTCGGAGTACTCCCCCGTGGCCTCCTCGTAGTCCTTCGTCGGGCCGGGGAACAGCAGCCGGTTCAGCGTGCGCCGGGGCTCGGACGCCAGCGCCGCGGTGTCCTCCTCCGACAACTCCGTCTCGACCGGGCGCACCCGGCGGCCCTCCAGGGCCTTGGTGCGGAACGGCTCGGGCCACCCGCCGGGCGGGTCACCGAGGTCGCCGTTGAGGAAGCCGATCACCGAGTCGGGGATGTCGTACTTCTGGGGGTCTGCCTCGAACGCCACCGGGTCGATGTTCTGGCCCACCAGCGCCAGCGCGAGGTCGCCGACGACCTTCGACGACGGCGTCACCTTGACGATGTTGCCGAGCATCGTGTTGGCCGCGGCGTACATGTCCTCGATGGCCTCGAACCGATCGCCCAGTCCCAGCGCCATCGCCTGCTGGCGCAGGTTCGACAGCTGGCCGCCGGGGATCTCGTGGGTGTACACGCGCCCCGTCGGCCCGGGCAGGCCCGACTCGAACTCGCCGTACAGCACGCGCACGGCCTCGAAGTAGGGCTCGAGGTCCTCGGCCGCAGCCAGCGACAGCCCGGTCGCGCGCTCGGTGTCGTCGGTCGCGGCGATCAGCGCCGACATCGACACCTGGCTCGTCGTGCCGGCCCAGGCGGCGTTGGCGACGTCCACGGCGTCCACCCCCGCGTCGATCGCGGCGAGCAGGGTGCCCAGCTGGCCGCCGGCGGTGTCGTGGGTGTGCAGGTGGACCGGCAGGTCGAAGTTCTCCCGCAGCGCGGCCACCAGCTTGGACGCCGCGGGCGCGCGCAGCAGCCCCGCCATGTCCTTGATCGCCAGGATGTGCGCGCCGGCCTCGACGAACTGCTCAGCCAGGCGCAGGTAGTAGTCGAGCGTGTAGAGCTTCTCGCCGGGCGAGGTCATGTTGCCCGTGTAGCAGAGGGCGGCCTCGGCGACGGCGTGGTCGGTCTTGAGCACGGCCTCGATCGCGGGGCGGATCTGGTCGACGTTGTTGAGGGCGTCGAAGATCCGGAAGATGTCGACGCCGGTGGCGGCGGCCTCGGCGACGAAGGCGTCGGTGACCGCCAGCGGGTAGGGCGTGTAGCCGACGGTGTTGCGGCCGCGCAGGAGCATCTGGATCGGCAGGTTCGGCAGCGCCTCGTGCAGGGTGGCCAGGCGGGCCCACGGGTCCTCCTTGAGGAACCGCAGCGCCACGTCGTAGGTGGCCCCGCCCCACGCCTCGACCGAGAACAGCTCGGGCAGGGTGCGCGCGATCCACGGAGCGACGTTCATCAGGTCGCGGGTGCGTACGCGGGTGGCGAGCAGCGACTGGTGGGCGTCCCGGAAGGTGGTGTCGGTGACCGCCACGGCCGTCTGCTCGCGCAGCGCCCGCGCGAACCCGACCGGGCCCAGCTCGAGCAGCTTCTGCCGCGAGCCGTCCGGCGGGGTGGCCTTGAGGTCGATCGGCGGCAGTTTGGTGCGGGCGACGACGGGCGTCCGGGGCTCGCCGTAGGGCTTGTTGATCGTGCGCTCGGCCAGGAACTGCAGCAGCTTGGTCGCGCGGTCGGCCGACTCGTGCGGGCGCAGCAGCTCGGGGCGCTGGTCGATGAACGACGTGGTGGCCCGGCCGGCGAGGAAGTCGGGGTCGGCAAGCACGCCGCGCAGGAAGCCGATGTTGGTGCTGACCCCGCGGATGCGGAACTCGGCCAGCGCCCGCTGCGCCCGGCGCACCGCGGTGGCGAAGTCGCGGCCGCGGCAGGTGAGCTTGACCATCATCGAGTCGAAGTGGGCGCCGATCTCGGCGCCGGCGAACACCGTGCCGCCGTCGAGGCGGATGCCCGCGCCGCCCGGCGTCCGGTACACCGACACCTTGCCCGTGTCGGGGCGGAACCCGTTGGCCGGGTCCTCGGTGGTGACGCGGCACTGCAGGGCGGCGCCGCGCAGGTGGATGGCGTCCTGGCTCAGGCCGAGCTCGGCGAGGGTTCGGCCGGCGGCGATGCGCATCTGGGAGGAGACCAGGTCGACGTCGGTGACCTCCTCGGTGACCGTGTGTTCGACCTGGATGCGCGGGTTCATCTCGATGAACACGTAGCGGCCGTCCTGGCCGAGCAGGAACTCCACCGTGCCGGCGTTGACGTAGCCGATGTGGCGGGCGAAGCGCACGGCGTCGGCACAGATCTGGTCGCGCAGCGCGGGGTCGAGGTTGGGGGCCGGCGCCAGCTCGATGACCTTCTGGTGGCGGCGCTGCACCGAGCAGTCGCGCTCGTAGAGGTGGATGACCTCGCCGGTGGCGTCGGCCAG
Proteins encoded:
- a CDS encoding SRPBCC domain-containing protein → MSANVIVVVEQEFAHPRPRVFRAWTAPEEMSQWRGSPGWHVERESVTSDLRTGGKHHHVKVRDDDPSVRVTTDAVFTEYFDPDVFVARQRITGDSGIDPNESLELRVEFTAMGGDSTLVRIVQGPYDPAVAQYHAAGWEKELARLGTYLDGGQA
- a CDS encoding pyruvate carboxylase; this translates as MFTKILVANRGEIAVRAFRAATELGIKTVAVFPYEDRLAEYRLKADESYEIGERGHPVRAYLDVEGIIRAAKEAHADAIYPGYGFLSENAGLARRCREEGITFIGPSAEVLDLTGNKATAIAAAREAGLPVLRGAEPSEDVAQLQAAASEIGYPVFVKAVAGGGGRGMRRVDDPAKLPAALEEAMREADAAFGDARVYLEEAVDQPRHIEVQVLADATGEVIHLYERDCSVQRRHQKVIELAPAPNLDPALRDQICADAVRFARHIGYVNAGTVEFLLGQDGRYVFIEMNPRIQVEHTVTEEVTDVDLVSSQMRIAAGRTLAELGLSQDAIHLRGAALQCRVTTEDPANGFRPDTGKVSVYRTPGGAGIRLDGGTVFAGAEIGAHFDSMMVKLTCRGRDFATAVRRAQRALAEFRIRGVSTNIGFLRGVLADPDFLAGRATTSFIDQRPELLRPHESADRATKLLQFLAERTINKPYGEPRTPVVARTKLPPIDLKATPPDGSRQKLLELGPVGFARALREQTAVAVTDTTFRDAHQSLLATRVRTRDLMNVAPWIARTLPELFSVEAWGGATYDVALRFLKEDPWARLATLHEALPNLPIQMLLRGRNTVGYTPYPLAVTDAFVAEAAATGVDIFRIFDALNNVDQIRPAIEAVLKTDHAVAEAALCYTGNMTSPGEKLYTLDYYLRLAEQFVEAGAHILAIKDMAGLLRAPAASKLVAALRENFDLPVHLHTHDTAGGQLGTLLAAIDAGVDAVDVANAAWAGTTSQVSMSALIAATDDTERATGLSLAAAEDLEPYFEAVRVLYGEFESGLPGPTGRVYTHEIPGGQLSNLRQQAMALGLGDRFEAIEDMYAAANTMLGNIVKVTPSSKVVGDLALALVGQNIDPVAFEADPQKYDIPDSVIGFLNGDLGDPPGGWPEPFRTKALEGRRVRPVETELSEEDTAALASEPRRTLNRLLFPGPTKDYEEATGEYSDLSVLTTRQFLHGLEPGREHDVPIERGKTLLMSLQAIGEPDERGLRPVLATINGQMRQVMVRDEAVESNVVAAERANPSVPGEVPAPFSGVVTLTVAPGDAIEVGDQVATIEAMKMEASITSPVAGTVQRVALQHSQTVEGGDLLLVVTPA